In one window of Thermoanaerobacterales bacterium DNA:
- a CDS encoding CoB--CoM heterodisulfide reductase iron-sulfur subunit A family protein: MTGPKVGVYICHCGGNISDVIDVEEVTAYARSLEGVAVARNYIFMCSNPGQELIEEDIREERIDRVVVASCSPRLHEPTFRKALARGGLNPYLFEMANIREQCSWAHAGDGRRATEKAKDLIRMAVAKAVLLEPLAKIRVESRRRVLVVGGGVAGLRAGLDLAERGLTVHLVEKTPFFGGRMAQLDKVYPTEEGATALLRSLLEQVAGHPRIKMYPSTVLDAVDGFVGNWHVTLRREPRFVSQECDLCGRCAAVCPVETADSFNEGLARRKAIYFPYPGAHPPRYAIDAAACTRCGRCAAACPTGAINPAAEERVVTLTVGAIVVTAGFDPYEPREGEFGFGVCENVLTLPQLTRLLAANGPTGGELRLPGRERKDLKNIVFIGCVGSRQVPGEGERANQYCSRYCCTAALQAAQEMKRRCPGARISFFYRDIRTYGRDCEDYYEGASRDGVLFIRYKLREPPVVTSEDGRLRVTARDLLTFGETVSVPADLVVLVTGMELSRGAKEVAEKLRLPTGNDGFLLEVHPKLRPVEVGIEGLFIAGTAQGPKDITETVLSASAAAARASVLLGRGYVKLEPFVAKVRADRCDGCGLCLPECDFGALAVVEGLARVNEALCKGCGACAAVCPHRALGVRGYTVEQMAAMVDAAVAEGVR; this comes from the coding sequence GTGACCGGGCCTAAGGTAGGCGTCTACATCTGTCATTGCGGGGGCAACATCTCCGACGTCATCGACGTGGAGGAAGTCACGGCTTACGCGCGCTCTCTGGAGGGGGTCGCGGTGGCCCGTAACTATATCTTCATGTGTTCCAACCCGGGGCAGGAGCTGATCGAAGAGGACATAAGGGAGGAACGGATCGACCGCGTGGTGGTGGCCTCCTGTTCGCCGCGCCTGCACGAACCCACCTTCCGCAAGGCCCTGGCCCGGGGAGGCCTGAACCCTTACCTCTTCGAGATGGCCAACATTCGTGAGCAGTGCAGCTGGGCCCACGCGGGGGACGGCCGCCGCGCCACGGAGAAGGCCAAGGATCTCATCCGCATGGCGGTGGCGAAGGCCGTCCTCCTTGAGCCACTGGCCAAAATCCGTGTGGAGTCCCGCCGCCGTGTCCTTGTGGTAGGGGGAGGGGTCGCCGGGCTGCGCGCCGGCCTCGACCTGGCCGAGCGGGGGCTTACGGTGCACCTGGTGGAGAAGACCCCCTTCTTCGGCGGGCGAATGGCGCAGCTTGACAAAGTCTACCCGACCGAAGAAGGGGCGACCGCACTCTTGCGATCCTTACTGGAACAGGTGGCGGGGCACCCGCGGATCAAGATGTACCCGTCAACCGTCCTGGATGCGGTGGACGGCTTCGTCGGCAACTGGCACGTCACCCTGAGGAGAGAGCCACGCTTTGTGAGTCAGGAGTGCGACCTGTGCGGCCGGTGCGCGGCGGTCTGCCCCGTGGAGACGGCCGACTCCTTCAACGAAGGCCTCGCCCGCCGCAAGGCGATCTACTTCCCTTATCCCGGGGCCCATCCGCCCCGCTATGCCATCGATGCGGCCGCGTGTACCAGGTGCGGCCGGTGTGCGGCGGCCTGTCCCACCGGGGCGATCAATCCGGCGGCTGAGGAACGGGTGGTCACGCTCACCGTGGGGGCGATCGTTGTCACCGCCGGTTTCGACCCCTATGAACCACGGGAGGGCGAATTCGGGTTCGGTGTCTGCGAGAATGTCCTGACCCTGCCGCAGTTGACGCGGCTTCTGGCGGCCAACGGGCCCACGGGCGGCGAGTTGCGGCTGCCCGGCCGGGAGAGAAAAGACTTAAAAAACATCGTCTTCATCGGGTGTGTGGGCAGCCGCCAGGTGCCGGGGGAAGGGGAAAGGGCCAACCAGTATTGCTCCCGGTACTGCTGCACGGCGGCGCTGCAGGCGGCGCAGGAGATGAAACGGCGCTGCCCCGGCGCGCGGATCTCCTTTTTCTACCGGGACATCCGCACTTACGGCCGGGATTGTGAGGACTACTACGAGGGCGCGTCCCGGGACGGTGTCCTCTTTATACGGTACAAGTTGCGGGAGCCTCCTGTGGTGACAAGCGAGGACGGCCGTCTGAGGGTCACGGCCAGGGACCTCCTCACCTTCGGGGAAACGGTGTCCGTACCGGCCGACCTGGTGGTCCTGGTCACCGGGATGGAGTTAAGCCGGGGAGCGAAAGAGGTGGCGGAGAAACTGAGGCTTCCGACGGGTAACGACGGCTTTCTCCTGGAGGTCCACCCCAAGCTGCGGCCGGTGGAGGTGGGGATCGAGGGGCTCTTTATTGCGGGAACGGCCCAGGGACCCAAGGATATCACCGAGACGGTCCTCTCCGCTTCCGCGGCGGCGGCCAGGGCCTCCGTCCTGCTGGGGCGGGGCTATGTAAAGCTCGAGCCCTTCGTGGCCAAGGTGCGGGCGGACAGGTGCGACGGATGCGGTCTTTGTCTCCCCGAGTGCGACTTCGGGGCTCTGGCGGTGGTCGAAGGCCTGGCGCGGGTTAACGAAGCCCTGTGCAAGGGGTGCGGCGCCTGCGCGGCCGTCTGCCCCCATCGGGCCCTCGGGGTCCGGGGTTATACCGTGGAACAAATGGCGGCGATGGTCGACGCGGCCGTGGCGGAGGGGGTGCGATAG
- the hybB gene encoding Ni/Fe-hydrogenase cytochrome b subunit has protein sequence MSLERWTFRWSGLRAVGVAIVAVFLGVAVYRLLMGLGAATNLNDQWPWGLWIGFDVLTGVALAGGGFSTALIVHILHKHKYHSISRAALLTSLIGYNLVLGGLFLDIGKWYNFWRPFFYWGYHSVLFEVFWCVSLYTMVQMLEFGHIAFERVKAPSLKKLFDGILPILFVVGIMLPTLHQQSLGNLYIVAVDRLYPTWWSLWIGIFFLTSAFFVGPAMCTFEGWLAAKAYKRDFNHEVPVLGSLVKVTAWLMLLYLVMKVVDLTWRGAWGFAFNGSFEGNMFLLETIVFVLVPMIMFFMPGVRNSAGGLLTASILTVAGVIFNRMNVVFTGMAGASGGSYFPHWMEWSVTIGLVTVGVLLYCFIVENFAIFHEDQEKQAAINKTHRYGTAQVQA, from the coding sequence ATGAGTCTGGAAAGATGGACTTTTAGATGGTCCGGGTTACGTGCGGTCGGGGTGGCGATCGTCGCCGTGTTCCTCGGTGTCGCCGTCTACCGGCTCCTGATGGGCCTGGGCGCGGCCACCAACCTGAACGACCAGTGGCCCTGGGGACTGTGGATCGGGTTCGACGTCCTGACCGGCGTCGCCCTGGCCGGCGGCGGGTTCTCCACCGCGCTGATCGTACACATCCTGCACAAGCACAAGTACCACTCGATTTCCCGCGCCGCCCTGTTGACGTCCCTGATCGGCTACAACCTGGTCCTGGGCGGACTGTTCCTGGACATCGGGAAATGGTACAACTTCTGGCGGCCCTTCTTCTACTGGGGCTACCACTCGGTGCTGTTTGAAGTCTTCTGGTGCGTCTCCCTGTACACCATGGTCCAGATGCTGGAGTTCGGACACATCGCCTTTGAGCGGGTCAAGGCTCCCAGCCTGAAGAAGCTCTTCGACGGCATCCTGCCTATCCTGTTCGTGGTCGGTATCATGCTCCCGACCCTGCACCAGCAGTCCCTGGGCAACCTCTACATCGTCGCCGTAGATCGCCTGTACCCGACCTGGTGGTCGCTGTGGATCGGGATCTTCTTCCTGACCTCCGCCTTCTTCGTCGGGCCGGCGATGTGCACCTTCGAGGGCTGGCTGGCCGCCAAGGCCTACAAGCGCGACTTCAACCATGAGGTGCCGGTCCTCGGCAGCCTGGTGAAGGTCACCGCCTGGCTGATGCTCCTCTACCTCGTAATGAAGGTCGTCGACCTCACCTGGCGGGGTGCCTGGGGCTTTGCCTTCAACGGCTCCTTCGAGGGCAACATGTTCCTGCTCGAGACCATCGTCTTCGTGCTCGTGCCGATGATCATGTTCTTCATGCCCGGCGTGCGGAACAGCGCCGGCGGGCTGCTCACCGCTTCCATCCTCACCGTGGCCGGCGTGATCTTCAACCGCATGAACGTGGTGTTCACCGGGATGGCCGGGGCCTCCGGCGGGAGCTACTTCCCGCACTGGATGGAGTGGTCGGTAACCATCGGGCTTGTCACCGTCGGCGTCCTGCTCTACTGCTTCATCGTGGAGAACTTCGCGATCTTCCACGAGGACCAGGAGAAACAGGCGGCGATCAACAAGACCCACCGGTACGGTACGGCGCAGGTCCAAGCTTAG
- a CDS encoding CoB--CoM heterodisulfide reductase iron-sulfur subunit A family protein, translating into MTAMNSVLVLGGGIAGVQTALDLAGQGFKVYLVEKEPSIGGRMIQLQKVFPTLDCPSCIFTPKMVNVANHPGIDLLTYAEVESVTRRGTGFIVNVVKKPRYVDEERCVGCGFCENVCPVDVPSEFENGLGVRKAIYIPFAQAVPKVALVDLENCVLCGTCERVCRSKAVDFNRQPETVTVEVGAVVLATGFRLFDLRRLENFGGGRFVNVIPSLTMERLLVPNGPYGAVVRPSDGKIPRRVAFILCVGSRSRNPRLGFPYCSRVCCMYTARQAQSTILNLKKVAVDVYYMDIRAYGKGYEEFYRRAEEAGVRFVKGRVASINEKENKNLVLRAEIIGEDSRIVEEEYEMVVLALGIRPQTELRRLFPELAVDDYGFVRTVSPKLDPTVTNVPGVFVAGVAEGPKDIVDTVMQAGAAAMRVSCYLAARGDGGREASDRA; encoded by the coding sequence ATGACGGCAATGAACAGTGTCCTGGTCCTTGGCGGCGGGATCGCGGGCGTACAGACGGCCCTGGACCTGGCCGGCCAGGGGTTTAAGGTTTATCTGGTGGAGAAGGAACCCAGCATCGGTGGAAGGATGATCCAGCTGCAGAAGGTCTTTCCCACCCTGGACTGCCCGAGCTGCATCTTTACGCCCAAAATGGTGAACGTGGCCAACCATCCGGGGATCGACCTGCTGACCTACGCCGAGGTGGAGTCGGTGACGCGGCGGGGGACGGGTTTTATCGTGAACGTGGTGAAGAAGCCACGCTATGTCGATGAGGAGCGCTGCGTGGGGTGCGGGTTCTGCGAGAACGTCTGCCCGGTGGACGTTCCCAGCGAGTTCGAAAACGGTCTGGGCGTCCGCAAGGCGATCTACATCCCCTTCGCCCAGGCCGTGCCGAAGGTGGCGCTCGTGGACCTGGAGAACTGCGTGCTGTGCGGGACGTGCGAGCGCGTCTGCCGCAGCAAGGCCGTGGATTTCAACCGGCAGCCGGAGACGGTGACGGTGGAGGTGGGCGCGGTCGTGCTGGCCACCGGTTTCAGGCTCTTCGATCTTCGAAGGTTGGAAAACTTCGGCGGCGGGCGGTTTGTCAATGTCATCCCTTCGCTGACGATGGAGCGGCTGCTGGTTCCCAACGGCCCCTACGGGGCGGTGGTGCGGCCCTCCGACGGAAAAATCCCCCGGCGGGTGGCCTTTATTCTCTGCGTCGGTTCGCGGAGCCGCAACCCGCGCCTCGGCTTCCCTTACTGTTCCCGTGTCTGCTGCATGTACACCGCCCGCCAGGCGCAGTCGACCATCTTGAACCTGAAAAAGGTGGCGGTGGACGTGTATTACATGGATATCCGGGCCTACGGCAAGGGGTATGAGGAATTCTACCGGCGCGCCGAGGAAGCGGGGGTGCGTTTTGTCAAGGGCCGGGTGGCATCCATAAACGAAAAGGAGAACAAGAACCTTGTCCTGCGGGCGGAAATCATCGGCGAGGATTCGCGGATCGTGGAAGAGGAGTACGAGATGGTGGTCCTGGCCCTGGGGATCCGTCCCCAGACAGAGCTTAGGCGCCTTTTCCCGGAATTGGCCGTGGACGATTACGGCTTCGTGCGGACGGTATCCCCGAAACTCGATCCGACCGTCACAAACGTTCCGGGGGTTTTCGTGGCGGGGGTGGCGGAGGGCCCCAAGGATATTGTGGACACGGTGATGCAGGCCGGTGCCGCGGCCATGCGGGTTTCCTGCTACCTCGCGGCGCGCGGGGACGGAGGGAGAGAAGCGAGTGACCGGGCCTAA
- the metE gene encoding 5-methyltetrahydropteroyltriglutamate--homocysteine S-methyltransferase, translating into MLISNLGYPRIGRERTLKRLLEAFWRGELDESGLLDGANRLEEAHWRRQVRLGVELVPVGDFSLYDHVLDTAVTFGLVPERFQNLSSDLAVYFAAARGMPNARACALKKWFDTNYHYVVPEWDRTPSLAINLPLLAYRRARGVLGDRAKPVVLGPFTFVKLSKNAPNLPRALDELAPLYARLLLELEAAGATWVQVDEPWLVCDVTEEEMDCLAAAYRRITGDLGGLRIMLQTYFGAPHRYTSLAALPVQGLGLDFVRGGRENLANLERHGFPRDKRLGAGVVDGRNIWRTDLRQGLALVQKLLSYVPEDRLWLQPSCSLMHLPVTTAGESHLPPALHEALAFADERLAELGVLARAVREGEGAVAAELAASDRARRALEELDGRAVPAVRARTAALSEDDFDRAVSFEERRRRQADRLALPLFPTTTIGSFPQTSEVRQSRARRRRGEWSEEQYQAFIRGQIAEWIRLQEELGLDVLVHGEFERNDMVEYFAARLRGFAVTADGWVQSYGSRCVKPPVLWGDVYRDTPLTLAEAVYAQSLTPRPVKAILTGPVTMVNWSFVREDLDRDQVAYQVALAVRDEIAGLEKAGLPIVQVDEPAIREGLPLRTEEKASYLSWAVRAFRLATAGVRPETQIHTHMCYSEFGDIIEAIVALDADVISIEAARGGDALELFKHRAYPRDVGPGVFDVHTPHAPTVEEMARVVREALKLFPAERLWVNPDCGLKTRQKEEAVTALARMVEAARRLRAEHTAG; encoded by the coding sequence ATGTTGATCAGCAACCTCGGCTATCCCCGCATAGGTCGGGAGCGAACCCTGAAGAGGCTCCTGGAAGCATTCTGGCGGGGAGAGCTGGACGAGTCCGGTCTGCTGGACGGCGCAAACAGACTGGAAGAGGCCCACTGGCGCCGGCAGGTCCGCCTCGGCGTGGAGCTTGTCCCGGTGGGTGATTTCTCACTGTACGATCACGTTCTCGACACCGCCGTGACGTTCGGCCTTGTGCCGGAGCGGTTTCAAAACCTCTCCTCCGATCTGGCCGTCTACTTCGCCGCGGCGCGCGGTATGCCCAACGCCCGGGCGTGCGCCCTCAAGAAGTGGTTCGACACGAATTATCACTATGTCGTGCCCGAGTGGGACAGGACACCCTCCCTGGCCATAAACCTGCCGCTTCTGGCCTACCGGCGCGCCAGGGGCGTCCTGGGCGACAGGGCCAAGCCGGTTGTCCTGGGTCCGTTCACCTTCGTCAAGCTGTCTAAAAACGCCCCGAACCTGCCACGGGCGCTCGACGAACTGGCGCCTCTCTACGCCCGGTTGCTGCTGGAACTGGAGGCGGCCGGAGCGACGTGGGTGCAGGTGGACGAACCGTGGCTGGTGTGCGACGTGACGGAAGAGGAAATGGACTGCCTCGCGGCGGCCTACCGGCGGATAACCGGGGATCTGGGCGGGCTTAGGATAATGCTCCAGACGTACTTCGGCGCCCCACACCGCTACACGTCCCTGGCGGCGTTGCCGGTCCAGGGCCTGGGGCTCGATTTCGTGCGCGGGGGCCGGGAAAACCTGGCCAACCTGGAACGGCACGGCTTTCCCCGGGACAAGCGGCTGGGCGCAGGGGTCGTGGACGGGCGCAACATCTGGCGGACCGACCTGCGCCAGGGGTTGGCCCTAGTACAAAAGCTGCTGTCCTACGTGCCGGAAGACAGGCTGTGGCTGCAGCCTTCCTGCAGCCTTATGCACCTGCCCGTGACCACCGCCGGCGAGTCTCACCTCCCTCCCGCCCTGCACGAAGCACTGGCTTTTGCCGACGAGCGCCTGGCGGAACTGGGCGTCCTGGCCCGCGCCGTCAGAGAGGGCGAAGGGGCGGTCGCCGCCGAGTTGGCGGCCTCGGACCGGGCGCGGCGCGCCCTTGAGGAACTCGACGGGCGGGCGGTGCCCGCCGTCCGTGCCCGTACCGCCGCCCTCAGCGAGGACGATTTCGACCGGGCCGTCTCCTTTGAGGAACGCCGCCGGCGGCAGGCGGACCGTCTTGCCCTTCCTCTGTTCCCGACGACCACGATCGGCAGTTTCCCGCAAACGTCCGAGGTACGCCAAAGCCGCGCGCGCCGCCGGCGCGGCGAATGGAGCGAGGAACAGTACCAGGCCTTTATCCGCGGTCAGATCGCCGAATGGATCCGCCTCCAGGAGGAACTCGGGCTCGACGTGCTGGTGCACGGCGAGTTCGAACGCAACGACATGGTGGAGTACTTCGCCGCCAGGCTGCGGGGGTTTGCCGTCACCGCCGACGGCTGGGTGCAGTCTTACGGCTCCCGCTGCGTCAAACCGCCGGTCCTTTGGGGCGACGTCTACCGCGACACGCCGCTGACCCTTGCCGAGGCCGTCTACGCCCAATCGCTGACGCCGCGGCCGGTAAAGGCCATCCTGACCGGACCGGTGACCATGGTTAACTGGTCGTTCGTACGCGAAGACCTCGACCGGGACCAGGTCGCGTACCAGGTCGCGCTCGCCGTCCGCGACGAAATCGCCGGTCTGGAGAAGGCCGGTCTGCCGATCGTACAGGTTGACGAGCCCGCCATCCGCGAAGGGCTGCCGCTGCGGACAGAGGAAAAAGCATCCTACCTGTCCTGGGCCGTGCGCGCCTTCCGCCTGGCCACCGCCGGGGTTCGTCCCGAAACCCAGATTCATACCCATATGTGCTACAGCGAGTTCGGTGATATAATCGAAGCCATCGTCGCCCTGGACGCCGACGTCATCTCCATCGAAGCCGCCCGCGGCGGCGACGCGTTGGAACTCTTCAAACACCGCGCCTATCCCCGGGACGTCGGCCCGGGAGTCTTCGACGTCCACACGCCTCATGCGCCGACCGTCGAGGAGATGGCGAGGGTTGTCCGGGAGGCGCTGAAACTCTTCCCGGCCGAGCGGCTCTGGGTCAACCCGGACTGCGGCTTGAAGACGCGACAGAAGGAGGAGGCCGTCACCGCACTGGCCCGGATGGTAGAGGCGGCGCGCCGGCTGCGCGCCGAACATACGGCCGGCTGA
- a CDS encoding ArsR family transcriptional regulator codes for MGDREGTVATMRARRPVPEERRRALARARGEKNSIVALLKKAGASLTVPQIAEGTGLAPEKVMRHLASLRKYGQVREEFLKRDYYTYAVVEGKKEE; via the coding sequence ATGGGTGATAGGGAAGGCACGGTGGCGACGATGCGCGCCCGGCGGCCGGTGCCGGAGGAAAGGCGGCGCGCCCTCGCCCGGGCCCGCGGCGAGAAAAACAGTATCGTCGCCCTGCTCAAAAAGGCGGGGGCCTCTCTTACCGTCCCGCAGATAGCGGAGGGAACGGGCCTGGCTCCGGAGAAAGTGATGCGCCATCTTGCCTCCTTGAGAAAGTACGGGCAAGTGAGGGAAGAGTTCTTGAAGAGAGACTACTACACCTATGCGGTTGTGGAGGGGAAGAAAGAAGAATGA
- a CDS encoding 4Fe-4S dicluster domain-containing protein, which yields MRKGVLVDLTRCVGCGSCAVACKLYNGLKWESGASPIGDKAQLGSENWTVVRKHVAEGKDGAVWRFVKTQCFHCLDPACASACFVKAIQKTPEGPVVYNERLCVGCRYCMLACPFQVPKYEWDKAFPAVRKCRFCYDRLQEGMQPACTSACPTGANKFGTRKELLDEAHKRIADNPDKYVNQVFGEKEYGGTSVLYLSDVPFDQLGFRTDVSQESIPSYTWKVLKWTPYVAVGWTAVLTALYLYTKRRADVEEGH from the coding sequence ATGCGTAAGGGCGTACTGGTAGACCTGACCAGGTGCGTCGGCTGCGGTAGCTGCGCGGTGGCGTGCAAGCTCTACAACGGCCTCAAGTGGGAGAGCGGCGCGTCGCCCATCGGCGATAAGGCGCAGCTTGGCTCCGAGAACTGGACCGTGGTCAGGAAGCATGTCGCCGAAGGCAAGGACGGCGCGGTGTGGCGTTTCGTAAAGACCCAGTGCTTCCACTGTCTTGACCCGGCCTGTGCCTCCGCCTGCTTCGTCAAGGCGATCCAAAAGACTCCCGAGGGGCCGGTTGTCTACAACGAGCGGCTGTGCGTGGGCTGCCGGTACTGCATGCTGGCCTGCCCGTTCCAGGTGCCCAAGTACGAGTGGGATAAGGCCTTCCCGGCCGTACGCAAGTGCCGTTTCTGCTATGACCGCCTGCAGGAGGGCATGCAGCCGGCCTGCACGTCGGCCTGCCCGACGGGAGCGAACAAGTTCGGTACCCGCAAGGAACTGCTGGACGAAGCGCACAAGCGCATCGCGGACAACCCCGACAAGTACGTTAACCAGGTCTTCGGCGAGAAGGAGTACGGCGGGACCTCGGTACTCTATCTGTCGGACGTTCCTTTTGACCAACTCGGCTTCCGCACGGACGTTTCGCAGGAGAGCATCCCGTCCTACACCTGGAAGGTGCTCAAGTGGACGCCGTACGTCGCCGTGGGCTGGACCGCCGTCCTGACCGCGCTCTACCTCTACACCAAGCGGCGCGCGGACGTGGAAGAGGGACATTAA
- a CDS encoding iron hydrogenase small subunit, translated as MTCPGGCISGGGQPRTAVPPTDEVRARRIAALYSADARWVIRESHENPEILAIYQEFLEHPMSELAEKLLHTEYVSRGRHLHALDMREATGGKERGLARNA; from the coding sequence ATGACCTGCCCCGGCGGTTGCATCAGCGGCGGCGGCCAGCCGCGCACGGCGGTACCGCCCACGGATGAAGTGCGTGCCAGGCGCATCGCGGCTTTGTACAGCGCCGATGCCCGATGGGTGATACGGGAGAGCCACGAGAACCCGGAGATTCTGGCCATCTATCAAGAATTCCTGGAACACCCGATGAGCGAACTGGCTGAAAAGCTGCTGCACACCGAATATGTCTCGCGCGGGCGGCACCTGCACGCCCTGGATATGCGTGAGGCGACGGGTGGAAAGGAAAGGGGGTTGGCCCGGAATGCGTAA
- a CDS encoding hydrogenase iron-sulfur subunit: MLAEEGQQGDRAPEEEEYQPLILMFATERCAYPCADVAGLTRISYPPNIRLIRVRCCSMVPPSLVLEAFRKGVDGIIIGTCYPQDCAYGGGVERTRERMKSLTPALREMGIEADRLRVEAVCSICTNVFKQVTEEMTELLSLLGPTPYSHRRGEPAVGEA; this comes from the coding sequence TTGCTTGCAGAAGAAGGACAGCAGGGAGACCGGGCTCCGGAAGAAGAGGAGTACCAACCGTTGATTCTAATGTTCGCCACGGAGCGGTGCGCCTATCCGTGCGCGGACGTGGCCGGGCTGACAAGAATAAGCTATCCGCCCAATATCCGGCTCATCCGGGTGCGCTGCTGTTCCATGGTTCCGCCGTCGTTGGTACTCGAGGCCTTCCGCAAAGGGGTGGACGGGATTATCATCGGTACCTGCTATCCCCAGGACTGCGCCTACGGTGGAGGAGTGGAGCGAACGCGGGAGCGAATGAAAAGTCTCACGCCCGCACTTCGTGAGATGGGGATCGAGGCCGACCGTCTGCGGGTGGAGGCCGTTTGCAGCATCTGCACCAATGTTTTTAAGCAGGTCACGGAAGAGATGACCGAGCTGTTGTCGCTGCTGGGCCCGACTCCTTACAGTCACCGGCGCGGTGAGCCGGCGGTCGGGGAGGCGTGA
- a CDS encoding 4Fe-4S dicluster domain-containing protein — protein MSMAAQPEFTAEVIRLGAAQSRACFNCGNCSAICPLAETDSFYPRRLLRYAQLGAGEKILASPGIWLCYHCGQCTSMCPRLADPGEVIMALRRWAIARYSWPRPAGKLYTSKMFTFFFYLSAAVFFGLGLVLFHGPVDRETVRLSLFIPTRLIEVGGVGLGCFVLGCVALSLRRMYRHLTTAAPVPVRLGAGDVWRTFLEEVLIQQRYRQCEDKTRRWMHLAIVNGFIALGLTTALAFIFNSGGAPENLPAPIRGLGTLGGIALLGGALVAGWRRLAGREVFTHFTDWTFLTLLFLAGLTGLLLEGTAYLNLPPASYTLYAAHLVVVALLILAAPCTKFAHAAYRFLALCVARAQTRAQSGK, from the coding sequence ATGAGCATGGCGGCGCAGCCGGAATTTACGGCGGAAGTGATTAGATTGGGGGCCGCGCAAAGCCGGGCGTGTTTCAACTGCGGCAACTGCTCGGCCATCTGCCCCCTGGCCGAGACCGATTCCTTTTACCCGCGGCGGTTGCTCCGCTACGCGCAGCTCGGGGCCGGGGAGAAAATCCTTGCGAGCCCCGGGATCTGGCTCTGCTATCACTGCGGCCAGTGCACCAGCATGTGTCCCCGCCTGGCTGATCCCGGCGAGGTCATTATGGCCCTCAGGCGCTGGGCTATCGCCCGGTACAGCTGGCCGCGACCGGCGGGCAAGCTTTACACGTCCAAAATGTTCACCTTCTTCTTTTACTTGTCGGCGGCGGTCTTCTTCGGCCTGGGACTCGTTCTCTTCCACGGACCGGTGGACCGCGAGACCGTTCGCTTAAGCCTCTTTATTCCCACCCGCCTGATTGAGGTCGGGGGGGTAGGCTTGGGTTGCTTTGTCTTGGGGTGCGTGGCCCTCAGCCTGCGGCGGATGTACCGGCACCTGACGACGGCGGCGCCGGTGCCGGTACGGTTGGGGGCCGGGGATGTGTGGCGCACCTTTCTGGAGGAGGTCCTGATCCAGCAGCGGTACCGGCAGTGCGAGGACAAGACCAGGCGGTGGATGCACCTGGCCATCGTCAACGGGTTCATCGCGCTCGGTCTCACCACGGCCCTGGCCTTCATTTTTAACTCCGGCGGGGCGCCGGAAAACCTGCCCGCGCCGATCCGGGGGCTCGGCACCCTCGGGGGGATCGCTCTCTTGGGGGGCGCTCTCGTGGCCGGTTGGCGGCGCCTGGCGGGGAGGGAGGTTTTCACCCACTTCACCGACTGGACCTTCCTCACCCTGCTTTTCCTGGCCGGTCTGACCGGGCTTTTGTTGGAGGGAACGGCCTACCTGAACCTGCCCCCGGCGAGCTACACCCTTTATGCGGCGCACCTGGTCGTGGTGGCGCTCCTGATCCTGGCCGCGCCCTGCACCAAGTTCGCCCACGCCGCTTACCGCTTCCTGGCCCTCTGTGTGGCCCGGGCTCAGACCCGGGCCCAATCCGGGAAGTGA